One genomic segment of Hydra vulgaris chromosome 14, alternate assembly HydraT2T_AEP includes these proteins:
- the LOC101237411 gene encoding uncharacterized protein LOC101237411 isoform X3 — protein MKARYRDKLMYKIQSMSVVKMVPSGDDVIPVALQNDTKKGNDDTRSQNGKMKDTTSSHFDSKKHCSKSRLLPKKRAVYSPASELDLSPKVVSKKSKYFQHEISSELNHNEISLKNPNDISNNVDGEKNNCNDVSVLKKIIDFKVQRSSSSEKTQVVEAIFGPTSDAPLSPLTVTQRSDSVDMSDIDDSFDDFLIQAAISSQLNEKETNTQPLLDNNILVSDERPDTLEEEQPFTFEEFNLKKEKFRCFLQELDSYLQKVKDNSF, from the exons ATGAAAGCTCGATATAGAGATAAACTGATGTATAAAATTCAATCTATGTCTGTGGTTAAAATGGTTCCTTCTG GTGATGATGTCATACCAGTAGCTTTACAAAATGATACAAAGAAAg GTAATGATGATACCAGATCACAAAATGGTAAAATGaaag ATACAACATCTTCACATTTTGATTCAAAGAAGCATTGTTCAAAAAGTAGACTTTTACCAAAGAAACGAGCTGTGTATTCTCCAG caaGTGAATTGGATTTATCTCCGaaagttgtttcaaaaaaatcaaaatactttcAACATGAAATTTCCTCTGAGTTAAATCATaatgaaatatctttaaaaaatcccAATGACATCAGCAATAATGTTGatggagaaaaaaataattgtaatgatGTATctgtattgaaaaaaataattgattttaaagttcAGAGAAGTAGTTCTTCAGAGAAAACTCAAGTGGTGGAAGCAATTTTTGGACCAACTAGTGACGCGCCACTTTCGCCTTTAACAGTAACTCAACGTTCTG ATTCAGTTGATATGAGTGATATAGATGAttcttttgatgattttcttaTACAAGCTGCAATCTCTTcacaattaaatgaaaaagagaCTAATACGCAACCTTTGCTTGACAATAATATTCTTGTTTCAG ATGAAAGACCTGATACGCTTGAAGAAGAGCAACCCTTTACTTTTGaagagtttaatttaaaaaaagaaaaatttcgaTGCTTTCTTCAAGAGTTGGACAGTTACTTgcaaaaagtaaaagataattcgttttaa
- the LOC101237502 gene encoding armadillo repeat-containing protein 10 isoform X2 produces MKSVYVIGSLAFTCAAYGFLTYYISKKKVKVAEKDELLELLQTLDDSEVKKEPLLNVLNKLIELSVFTIIKVRIHDLSYLHIVAKLLNHCDEEVQLAAALLINNLSNNERNQSILKEYIPTLVHILKTTKMNNKTVTLHIAVLNSLTNLTTLEENHEFIVVHINTFCEILQKCKILQIKIQILRVLVNCSSNTKISENMLEVDVQMLGSVERFVHPEEDERCLLRAVHCCANVLSSLHRRWQYGKRLSIASTEFVSQRLRQNLLKLTLHTNEDIRLQAARSLRSLREPICIESNASIDDIDLIEVLKI; encoded by the exons ATGAAATCAGTATATGTTATTGGATCGCTAGCATTTACTTGTGCTGCTTATGGCTTTCTTACTtattatatatctaaaaaaaaagtaaaggttGCAGAAAAAg atgAGCTGTTAGAACTTCTCCAAACACTAGATGACAGCGAAGTAAAGAAAGAACCCTTACTCAATGTTTTAAACAAGCTCATAGAGTTAAGCGTTTTTACAATAatcaaa gtgAGAATCCATGATTTATCATATCTTCACATAGtagcaaaattattaaatcattgtGATGAAGAAGTGCAGCTGGCTGCGGCTCTTCTTATCAATAACCTGTCTAACAACGAAAGAaatcaaagtattttaaag gaaTACATTCCAACCTTagtacatatattaaaaactacCAAGATGAACAACAAAACTGTTACATTGCATATTGCAGTTTTGAATTCTCTCACGAACTTAACAACCTTGGAGGAGAATCACGAATTTATTGTTGttcatataaatactttttgtgagattcttcaaaaatgtaaaattttgcaaatcaag ATACAAATACTACGTGTTCTGGTAAATTGTTCAAGTAACACGAAAATCAGTGAGAATATGCTAGAAGTTGATGTTCAG ATGCTTGGATCAGTAGAGAGATTTGTACACCCTGAAGAAGATGAAAGGTGTCTTCTTCGAGCTGTCCACTGCTGTGCCAATGTTCTTTCTTCTCTACATCGTAGATGGCAATATGGAAAACGGCTTTCCATTGCTTCAACTGAG TTTGTAAGTCAGCGGCTTcgtcaaaatttattaaagttaactCTACATACAAATGAAGATATCCGTTTACAAGCAGCACGTTCGCTAAGGTCTTTACGAGAGCCTATATGTATAGAAAGTAATGCTTCAATAGACGATATAGATTTAATTGAAGTGttgaaaatttga
- the LOC101237502 gene encoding armadillo repeat-containing protein 10 isoform X3, whose product MLKDELLELLQTLDDSEVKKEPLLNVLNKLIELSVFTIIKVRIHDLSYLHIVAKLLNHCDEEVQLAAALLINNLSNNERNQSILKEYIPTLVHILKTTKMNNKTVTLHIAVLNSLTNLTTLEENHEFIVVHINTFCEILQKCKILQIKIQILRVLVNCSSNTKISENMLEVDVQMLGSVERFVHPEEDERCLLRAVHCCANVLSSLHRRWQYGKRLSIASTEFVSQRLRQNLLKLTLHTNEDIRLQAARSLRSLREPICIESNASIDDIDLIEVLKI is encoded by the exons ATGTTAAAAG atgAGCTGTTAGAACTTCTCCAAACACTAGATGACAGCGAAGTAAAGAAAGAACCCTTACTCAATGTTTTAAACAAGCTCATAGAGTTAAGCGTTTTTACAATAatcaaa gtgAGAATCCATGATTTATCATATCTTCACATAGtagcaaaattattaaatcattgtGATGAAGAAGTGCAGCTGGCTGCGGCTCTTCTTATCAATAACCTGTCTAACAACGAAAGAaatcaaagtattttaaag gaaTACATTCCAACCTTagtacatatattaaaaactacCAAGATGAACAACAAAACTGTTACATTGCATATTGCAGTTTTGAATTCTCTCACGAACTTAACAACCTTGGAGGAGAATCACGAATTTATTGTTGttcatataaatactttttgtgagattcttcaaaaatgtaaaattttgcaaatcaag ATACAAATACTACGTGTTCTGGTAAATTGTTCAAGTAACACGAAAATCAGTGAGAATATGCTAGAAGTTGATGTTCAG ATGCTTGGATCAGTAGAGAGATTTGTACACCCTGAAGAAGATGAAAGGTGTCTTCTTCGAGCTGTCCACTGCTGTGCCAATGTTCTTTCTTCTCTACATCGTAGATGGCAATATGGAAAACGGCTTTCCATTGCTTCAACTGAG TTTGTAAGTCAGCGGCTTcgtcaaaatttattaaagttaactCTACATACAAATGAAGATATCCGTTTACAAGCAGCACGTTCGCTAAGGTCTTTACGAGAGCCTATATGTATAGAAAGTAATGCTTCAATAGACGATATAGATTTAATTGAAGTGttgaaaatttga